The DNA region TGTATTCAAACATCAGACCTCATGTTTGTTTGCCATTCTTTGTCTATGAGATACCATTGTCTTTAATGTTCTGTCTTTCAGGTGATATCACATCTAGACTGTCCACAGACACCACTCTGATGGGCCGGGCTGTGGCACTGAATGTTAATGTTCTTCTGCGGACCATGATAAAGACCGTGGGCATGCTTTATCTGATGGTGAGCCTGTCTTGGAAGCTCACACTACTGATGTTGATGGAAACACCACTGACGGGCTTACTGCAGAACATATATGACACCCATTATCAGGTATGAAGCCATAACAGGCTCTACCATGATGTATACCAATAGTTCCTAATCTAGGGTTCACGAGTTCACTAGTTCATAGAGTCCTGGAGCACATGAAGTTAAACGGATTTGGCGTGCTGTCCATAATGGAGAGGCTCGAGCAAAGGACTGGGCTTGAGGTCCGAGAAACCCAGACTCTctgactaaagcaagaaatagaaagacgattttgaaataataattggtTTTGGTGTCAGTCAATATTGTCATTGTTTAGTAGTGTGTAAGTTTTTATGACCTTTTTAGAGGCTGTCAAAAGAAGTTCAGGACTCCATGGCACATGCTAATGAAACTGCTGGGGAGGCCGTTTCAGGCATCAGGACTGTAAAGAGCTTCAGGACAGAACCGGGGGAAGCCCGACGCTATAATGTCCGCTTGATGAACACTCATAATCTAAAGACCCGACGGGACACAGTCAGGGCAGTTTACCTGCTAGTTAGACGGGTTAGTATGGGTTTATTGTGCAaactatttatgttttttttttttcttcaaagtacattttaagaaaaatatctctaCATGTTGATATGGATCTGCATGGATATTGATCTTTTCTCATTGCCGGTGTTTGTTTGGTTTGCAGATGACAGAATTGGGGATGAAGGTGGCCATGTTGTACTATGGGAGGCTCTTTATCCAATATGGACAGATGAGCACAGGGAATCTTGTCTCCTTCATTCTCTATCAGTCAGACCTTGGCAGGAACATTAGGGTattgctttgtttattttttcttttcttaaagttTCTGTCTATCCTCTTGAGTCAAaaagtttatactgtatattgtttgttAGTAAATGACATGTAGGCTTCTTGCGCTTTGATATTGGCAAGAGCCAAAGAGGGGGTGGCCAAAAATGTCCAATCCTATTTTCCTTTTCTCTGCAGATGTTTTCTTATCCAAAAGTACACAAAAAGTGGTGTGTTTATGACTATGACATTTCTGACATCATGACATGTTTAAGTCTATGATATagagcataaaataaaaaaagaattagtCAACAAGAGTTTCTGCTTGTTTGAGTAGAGAAAATATTTAACATTAGGTTTAGATTGATAAGGTGTTTGTTATGGCTTTTTCCCCCTTCAAATTCcgttttatttttcacaatttccatgttttccattttatttttcagaattcCATATTTGactgtttaattcagttttaacattaaaaggctagaattcattaaaactttaatcaaatgaaaatagaacagtaCATTTtcaacaacactgcattatatctATAAACTGAAGTATTTTTATttagatcctcacagcacaattcaAAACACAATGTTGAAGATTACATACAAATTATATAACTACACAGTATTAATATGTTTCTGTcatattgttttatttgaaattattttattagattaCTTGTAGTGAGTGATCGCATGTGAACCGAGAAGTAGgaaagtaggaaagatgacttgcaatacccAGAATTGCGTGGAGTTGCTACCTATGAAGAGTGTACCAATTcatcatttcagttaggatgctgccatgtaAGACAGCTGCCTTTGTAGGCGgaagacagcgaggcagctcactaagttttggaacagatcctatgtgaagccctttcagtttctgtatgtttttgacagtaaaaatatatttttatcccAATTATGTGATATTCCATaacattccatgttttaaagttaatTCTATTTTTGAAAATTGTGGCGATGCTCATACTATCCACCTACCAACTTTTAAAATACGTATCTACTTTTAAAAGAATGGATTTCCCTGGTGACACACTGTAAAGTGTTGTGAAAAGATGCATCACATAAAGCCGCAGCCCTaacaattacatttaataaaaaataaaaaaaataaataaacatgcttaTTCTTAACTTATTAGAAGCTGCACTATGATATTTTAATAGCTGCAAAATCTTTATCTCAATTCCAGACTTTGATCTATATCTTTGGAGACATGCTGAACTCAGTGGGTGCGGCTGGTAAAGTGTTTGAGTACCTAGACCGAAAGCCTGAAGTCAGTACTGATGGCAACCTGCAGCCCAATGTTCTCAAGGGACATGTCAACTTTCTGGACCTCACCTTCTCCTATCCCAGAAGACCCAACCACAATGTGTTAAAGGTACAGCTCTTAGACTGAGGGACACTAACTTTATCTCTCTTGATCTTTGTAAACATTGACTAGCTTCTCAGACAGTTCACATACATCTCAAATTTGAATAAATTAGGTATCTGTATAATGTGTAATATGCTGTTTACACATAGTAATATACATTAGTATTTTCACATCAAGAAGGACCAACAGTCTTACATGAAGTTAAATAATTTACTGAATTTATCTTTccttttcttctgtttttagAACTTCTCTCTGGAGTTGAAGCCGGGTCAGATGACTGCTCTAGTGGGAATGTCAGGTGGGGGGAAGAGCACCTGTGTGAGTCTGCTGGAGAGATTCTATCAGCCTCAGCAGGGACAGATCCTGCTAGATGGACAACCACTACAGAACTATCAGCACAACTACATACACAGCAAGGTGACTAAATTTATAACATATTATagacaaatagacagaagaacaaaATACTTCTGTGATAAATCTCTTGCACTAGGTGGAAGCGGGGGCCAGATTAACAGTACACGTGGGTCGTTTATTCTCCACACttttcaaaatacacacacaaaaataatgcttttcagcagtaatgaacacacagacacacacagctttgtgcgtcactctctctctgccctccggcggtctggattaaccttttatccctctccagctctcactgcaaacacaaacagctgttagagataatttcccacaggtgtcaatccttaccgctcttcctctcctgacatcactctccacagatgtcgctcggccacacccccatcaccacaactTCCAGCNNNNNNNNNNNNNNNNNNNNNNNNNNNNNNNNNNNNNNNNNNNNNNNNNNNNNNNNNNNNNNNNNNNNNNNNNNNNNNNNNNNNNNNNNNNNNNNNNNNNNNNNNNNNNNNNNNNNNNNNNNNNNNNNNNNNNNNNNNNNNNNNNNNNNNNNNNNNNNNNNNNNNNNNNNNNNNNNNNNNNNNNNNNNNNNNNNNNNNNNNNNNNNNNNNNNNNNNNNNNNNNNNNNNNNNNNNNNNNNNNNNNNNNNNNNNNNNNNNNNNNNNNNNNNNNNNNNNNNNNNNNNNNNNNNNNNNNNNNNNNNNNNNNNNNNNNNNNNNNNNNNNNNNNNNNNNNNNNNNNNNNNNNNNNNNNNNNNNNNNNNNNNNNNNNNNNNNNNNNNNNNNNNNNNNNNNNNNNNNNNNNNNNNNNNNNNNNNNNNNNNNNNNNNNNNNNNNNNNNNNNNNNNNNNNNNNNNNNNNNNNNNNNNNNNNNNNNNNNNNNNNNNNNNNNNNNNNNNNNNTATAAACTAGTCAGGTTtctaattatttcttttttcagagtcagtactGATGTCAAAAACCTTACGAATTAATCATTTGAATTGTTTGTAATGTGAATAAagacaaatatttacattttccatTCAAGTCCTAAGATCAATGTGCCATTTTTCTACATCTCAAATGTTCATAAAATAAATGAAGACCAGATGAATAAAAAGTgtacaaaacaatatattttttacatgtaatTACCGTAGTGAAGAATCATAAAACAGATCAATCCcaccacaaacaaataaaaacatttaattgtatttaattcaAAAATCTGTGATCCTGTGCATGAGACATTTTGTACACAAGACTGACAGCAGGTTAACTTCATCCCTCTCACGCATCTGGTGTCTCCTAAAAATGGCAGTAAAatatcaattaaattaaatttcacaTGATTGAGACAGTTGCACTTATGAATGATTACACTTACACTTACATCTTTATGCATGTGGCTCTGCATGAGCTGAACTGTTAGATCCATCATCAGAGCctagaacagaaaataaataagagACTGTTTAGATGATCACTGCTGGCATCATATATTCATACATGCAGAAATAATATATTCAAGTCATCAGATGAATAGGAACAATCTGGAAAGTGTTTGACACATTATAAAAAGTATCAGTTTGGTTCATGAATATTAAGTAGGTGATGTAATATCCACTGTCATGtaaatatattgtcttattgaGTCCAATTAGCTTTTTGTGTCATATGATTGAATCTGTTAAATGTTGTCCTGTAGTTTCCTGAAGGaacctcattttgtttttgttctttattgatctgtgaaaaatgtgtgaaaataataaaactgaCTTTGATTTGTTCACTCAGTGGTTCTTGGTGAAAAGCAGCGGGCACTGTCATATAGTGACCGGTTATTAGAGGCTGCTGCTGAGGCTTAAAGTCATTGTATTATGCAGCCGACAAcgattttatacaaaatatataacacaatataatgtatattttgctaaaaaagtgtgtgtgtgtgtgtgtgagtgggtgggggtcctaatgtagtcaggttgatttagtgataTTAAATGTTTTAGACTGGAATCAAACCagtaaatttagatgttaccacatgaagcacatttttttgtttaatattttcagtGTAGATATATGAacatattaatatactgtaaatcacatCAGTGCCCGTCTTTATGCATTTACATCTAATAGAGGTTATAATGAGAAACTTACCGTTGACAGGTTTGAAGCCTGAAAACAAAGAGAGAGGAGCTCAGTAATTTTACACATCAACAACAAATTAACTGTATCAAAACTAAGACCGCAATCAGAGCAACACACAAATATGTGAAAAACATTGAAGTCAGTGAAATACAATCGTAAGTGTCTGTCCTCACCTTTCTTCTTCTGATAGATCTTATAACCAATGCCAGCCATGACAATCAACAGAACGACAGCAGCAACAACGCCAACAATGATGCCAATGGGAAGAGAATTTCCTGTTTGTTCAGAAGAATACATCAGATTATTCAAAGAACTTGACATTGTTAGTAACTTTACAGATGGACAATTtcaacagacacaaacacaagtCTGTGATTGTGATATTTGTGTACTGTGTGTTCTGATAGTGTATTTTATATGTGCAAACACAATTATAATATATCTAAACATATACAGTTTGTATGAGCAAagcaaataatgtttttaataaacaattCATAGTTTTATAGTCCACACATTTAATAACCCTTACCATTGTTTGTCCTGATCTCATTCTCTTCCTTGATGATGCCCTTGTGTTCCACCACACAGCTGAACTTGTTCTTCTTCCACTCATCAGGTGTAACTCTGAGTGTGCTCGTCTTCTGGAAGGTTCCGTCCTCATTGGGAAGAAGTTCACCAACCTCCACATCCTCATGATGCTCCTGTCCGTTATTCATCCAGGTGATTGTTACTCCACTGGGGTAAAAACCTGTAGCATGACACGTGACTGAAGAAGAGTGATCCTTCTGCAACAGAGACACCTGAGGAgagactggagagagagagagagagagagagagagagagagagagagagaggggaaagagGATTAATATGAAAAACTTAACAACCTCATGCCCAAACAGGATATCAGAAAATCACAATTGCATTGATAGCTGTCCTTCCTGAAGCTAGAAATaagagaaaaaagagaatgagagacagaaagagagagagagacagagagagagagagagagagagagagatgaagaataATACAGAGGACAGAAAAGAGACAAACTGTATGTAGACTgaaatacagagaaaaagaaagtgaagACTCTGTATTCTAATAAAAATattctaataaaacaaaaaagccaAAATAATTTATCTTAAAATCTGAAGTAATGGTCACACTGCAGCACAGAATTGAGTGTTAATaatttaaacacttttatttgttaaaacaCTGCTGCTCAATACGTCACACTTCAATTTCATGCTCTTTAAGAGTCACCGATAATTTCTTTTCttggctttttttcttttcttaaattgACAATTCAAATGACAGATATCTTAATTTAATAGAAACAATCAGGAGGTTTAATTCTATTCAATTTTCTGATTCAGTTTCATTAATCTGTAGTAAGTTCAAGGAGGAGGAATTATTACATACATAAAAACACATCtactatactgtacatttctccataaacacacaaaaccacatcatttcataaattctacaaaaaacaaaacaaaaacaaaaacaaaaacaaaaatcagactGAACTGTTCTGGATTAAAGAGTGATTTATTCTAGATACCAAACTAAAATATTCTACAGTGACGTGTAGCTTATAAAATGTTTAGTTTCAAAGGAAATATGTACATGCTCAATGATGGATAAGAAATTatgcacctgttttctccaggctGCTCTTTCCATACTGCACGTATTTCTTCAGCCACTCAATGCACACAGTGTTGAGGTACTGTTTGCGACCCTCAAGATTAGCTTTGTTATTGTTCCACTTCTGTGTGGTGATGAGTCCTTGCTGCACTGGTGAAATCCATCTCAGATCCTTCAAATCCAGATTCAGAAAGTCTTCTCCATCATAACCATGCTGATTAAAACCATTTGTTGCTCCAGTCTCATCATCCCATTCACAGCCGTACATGTTCTGGACTGTGTGTACACCTGTGGAGAGAGTCACACAGAGAGTGTAATGTACTGTGTCTGTATCAGTAATCAATTCATTATATTTGCTAAACATGATTTTGAACAAATGTTCATTTGAATCTTAATCTCTATCATTAAACTTACTCTCATCTGTGTTAGCACAGGTCACAGATCTAGTATATCAAGCACATGATAAACCAGAAAATGAAACATACAGAATCTGATGTGTATGAACTTATACACAGTCTATACGTCCAGTATTACACTGATTTATGAATGTATAAAGCTCAAGCTATtgcttaagaaaaagaaagaatgcaACTGACTTACTAATTTTACACATTTAGTTGAACTTTCAGTTTGTTATTTATTACTTACTACTACAGTAATACACACATTTGAGTGTTTCACCTCCTTTCAGTTATCCACATACTTTACAATATAATATGTTAGAAGGTAATATCATGTCATGTTAAATGAAACTcattattttatactattatactatttatactatttatttattattaaggtcttaataataaataaatattaataaacctTTGGAGATTCTCTCTGTTTATGGCTGTCTATTATCTTATGTATGAGGACGATTATAAACTGTGGAGGAGAAGAATGGAGAAGTATCTGTTATAAAAGGTTTATAAGCGCTTGCCCGAGAGtttgaacatgtaatatgttCTTGATTGACAATCTATATCACGAGGACGCGCCACCTGGAGTCACGTGATCATCAACGGTTAAATTACTTGCTGGAAGTGACCATCGCATGTACCCTTCAATAAcggccttgtggaagggcccttcgtgGAGGGCTCGAGTTGCTCACTTTCGTCTGGAACACCGcttcccgcagtgcccttcaagggggCAAAAACGGCATTTGGAAATCGcccacttttatctgaccttccaaatgattttgataaaatcgcggTAAACATCTGAGCGCTCTCTGCGCAgtactcagcggt from Myxocyprinus asiaticus isolate MX2 ecotype Aquarium Trade chromosome 30, UBuf_Myxa_2, whole genome shotgun sequence includes:
- the LOC127421098 gene encoding major histocompatibility complex class I-related gene protein-like, which produces MQSLLLLLLEVHLAYAGTHTYQYFYTATSGLPNFPEFVAVGMVNGEQINYYDSSTMEALVKADWVKGIVDPTEWKNIWLGTQQWYKASVPILKNRFNQSDAGVHTVQNMYGCEWDDETGATNGFNQHGYDGEDFLNLDLKDLRWISPVQQGLITTQKWNNNKANLEGRKQYLNTVCIEWLKKYVQYGKSSLEKTVSPQVSLLQKDHSSSVTCHATGFYPSGVTITWMNNGQEHHEDVEVGELLPNEDGTFQKTSTLRVTPDEWKKNKFSCVVEHKGIIKEENEIRTNNGNSLPIGIIVGVVAAVVLLIVMAGIGYKIYQKKKGFKPVNGSDDGSNSSAHAEPHA